From Chryseobacterium sp. H1D6B, a single genomic window includes:
- the pelA gene encoding pectate lyase, with translation MMRFKISITLFSLISSGLSAQAKDTLAEKMLLYQLPNGGWGKQLEDKSTVNYDLLIDKNLLKKIKATGDDHATIDNNATSREINGLIKAYQTTKNPQYLKAAEKGIQYLLSMQYNNGGFPQYYPNTGLYRKQVTYNDNAMINALAVLYNAAESKNDFDAVAPQLKEKAKTAVQKGIQCILKTQVLQKGNPSIWADQYNEITLQPDKARAFEPVSLATGESVNIVRFLMIQPVTSEIEKAVKAAVKWFKENRIEGYSYNISKENGKAVRILAPEKNSVIWARFYDVNNNRPLFGDRDGSVKYNYNEVSEERRNGYSWFGDGPEKLITKEYPKWLQKNGISE, from the coding sequence ATGATGAGGTTCAAAATTTCGATAACCCTATTTTCATTAATTAGTTCAGGTCTTTCTGCTCAGGCTAAAGATACCTTAGCGGAAAAAATGCTATTGTATCAACTTCCCAATGGAGGCTGGGGAAAACAGCTGGAGGATAAATCCACAGTGAATTACGACCTGCTGATTGATAAAAATCTTTTAAAAAAAATAAAAGCAACGGGTGATGACCACGCAACCATCGATAACAATGCAACTTCCAGAGAGATCAATGGATTAATAAAAGCCTATCAAACGACCAAAAACCCTCAATATCTCAAAGCTGCTGAAAAAGGAATTCAATACCTTCTTTCCATGCAGTATAACAACGGCGGTTTCCCTCAATACTATCCAAACACAGGGCTTTACAGAAAGCAGGTGACCTATAATGACAATGCAATGATCAATGCTTTGGCTGTTCTGTATAACGCCGCGGAAAGCAAAAATGATTTTGACGCTGTAGCTCCTCAATTAAAAGAAAAAGCAAAAACCGCTGTACAAAAGGGCATTCAGTGCATTTTGAAAACACAGGTTTTACAGAAAGGAAATCCATCGATCTGGGCCGACCAATATAATGAAATCACCCTGCAGCCGGATAAAGCCCGGGCTTTTGAGCCTGTATCTTTGGCAACAGGAGAATCTGTAAATATCGTCCGGTTTTTAATGATACAGCCTGTAACATCCGAAATTGAAAAGGCAGTAAAAGCGGCGGTTAAATGGTTTAAAGAAAATAGAATAGAAGGGTACAGCTATAATATTTCAAAAGAAAACGGCAAAGCTGTGCGGATTCTAGCGCCTGAGAAAAACTCTGTTATCTGGGCAAGATTCTATGATGTAAATAATAACAGACCTCTTTTCGGAGACCGTGACGGAAGCGTAAAATATAATTATAATGAAGTTTCAGAAGAAAGAAGAAACGGATACAGCTGGTTTGGGGACGGCCCGGAAAAGCTCATTACTAAAGAGTATCCGAAATGGCTGCAAAAAAACGGAATTTCTGAATAA
- a CDS encoding pectate lyase — protein sequence MKINMKAILSTVALSSAFALISCSQDDIKSELTESSQKNSAAAKAALADCAAPGWASQNGGTTGGGTSAETTVTTYAQLKAAIENTAVKVVKITGTITITTRLSLQDQTGKTIYGASGAKLVSTDQTASGSGIINIKRCDNIIIRNLVFEGPGAYDTDGWDNAILDDCRNVWIDHCEFRDGVDGNFDIKNKSDFVTVSYTKFHYLKAPKPGGSGGTDDHRFSNLIGSSDGATADAGKLNVTFVRCWWAPGCRERMPRVRFGKIHILNSYFNSSVSNKCIAAGVQANIFVDRNVFENVKEPINLMSGFTAVTASGNTFTNVTGNTAGSGTAFTPPYSISTLSASAVKSDVTANAGATLSGNVCTAL from the coding sequence ATGAAAATTAACATGAAAGCTATCCTATCTACGGTAGCTCTAAGCTCAGCTTTTGCTTTAATTAGCTGCAGCCAGGACGACATCAAGAGTGAACTCACAGAAAGCAGCCAAAAAAATTCAGCTGCCGCTAAAGCTGCTCTGGCAGACTGTGCTGCTCCCGGATGGGCTTCTCAAAACGGAGGAACAACCGGAGGCGGAACCTCAGCGGAAACTACTGTTACCACCTATGCCCAGTTGAAAGCGGCAATAGAAAACACTGCGGTAAAAGTTGTTAAAATAACAGGAACAATCACTATTACGACCCGTTTATCCCTCCAGGACCAGACCGGAAAAACTATTTACGGAGCCAGCGGTGCAAAATTAGTTTCTACAGACCAAACCGCCAGCGGATCCGGAATCATTAATATTAAAAGATGTGATAATATTATCATCAGAAATCTAGTATTTGAAGGGCCGGGAGCATATGATACCGACGGCTGGGACAATGCTATTTTAGATGACTGCCGAAATGTGTGGATAGACCACTGCGAATTCAGAGATGGTGTTGACGGTAATTTTGATATCAAGAACAAGTCTGATTTTGTTACGGTTTCTTACACCAAATTCCATTATTTGAAAGCTCCAAAACCAGGAGGATCAGGAGGAACTGATGACCATCGTTTTTCTAATCTTATCGGATCAAGTGACGGCGCAACTGCAGATGCAGGAAAACTTAATGTAACGTTTGTACGCTGCTGGTGGGCTCCTGGATGCAGAGAAAGAATGCCAAGAGTAAGATTTGGAAAAATTCACATTCTGAACAGCTATTTCAACAGTTCTGTAAGCAATAAATGTATCGCGGCGGGAGTACAGGCCAATATTTTTGTAGACAGAAATGTTTTTGAAAATGTGAAAGAACCTATTAACTTAATGAGTGGATTTACTGCCGTAACTGCTTCAGGAAATACATTTACTAATGTAACTGGAAATACAGCAGGAAGCGGCACTGCATTTACTCCGCCTTATTCTATTTCTACCTTATCTGCTTCTGCCGTAAAATCTGATGTAACGGCAAATGCAGGAGCTACATTATCAGGAAATGTCTGCACGGCATTATAA
- a CDS encoding DUF4861 domain-containing protein: MKQPIMFMSKNFLLGFICAIDCIFGVNPLKAQNSIHVNNPLDFQRNEVVSIPVSQLQSFLNKNKEADVRIKDSENKSLPTQWIDNEGDSKNDELVFQVNIKPKETKIYTLTADARIPVPETKVTAFSRLVPERVDDYAWENDKIAFRVYGPKGQQEALQGIKSSTLSSGIDIWLKRTDQPVINKWYKGYLTDPLYYHKDTRGEGYDPYHVGNSRGTGGIGVWVNDSLQVSQNFISSKTIAEGPLRTVFELKYNSWSEYGIQETKRISLDIGSNFSKFESTFKSEKAVPNYTIGISLHKNEGETKLNDQNGWYLHWEKIDDAYVGEGIVIEPSIVEKSWARKSNVPDQSNVLVVTKPQNKLTYYAGFAWQKSGQIQNQKDWENLLQRQSQIIANPLIIKVK, translated from the coding sequence ATGAAACAACCTATTATGTTTATGAGCAAAAATTTTCTTTTGGGTTTTATTTGCGCAATCGATTGCATTTTTGGAGTTAATCCTTTGAAAGCACAGAATTCTATCCATGTTAATAACCCCCTGGATTTCCAGCGAAATGAAGTCGTTTCAATTCCTGTTTCGCAGCTGCAATCTTTTTTAAACAAGAACAAAGAAGCTGATGTCAGAATAAAAGACAGTGAAAATAAATCCCTTCCCACACAATGGATTGATAATGAAGGAGACAGTAAAAATGATGAACTGGTTTTTCAAGTCAATATAAAACCTAAGGAAACCAAGATATATACATTAACAGCAGATGCCCGAATTCCGGTTCCGGAAACTAAAGTGACCGCTTTTTCCAGGCTGGTTCCGGAACGTGTCGATGATTATGCCTGGGAAAATGATAAAATTGCTTTCAGAGTATACGGCCCGAAAGGACAGCAGGAAGCTCTTCAGGGAATTAAAAGCAGCACTTTGTCGAGCGGTATTGATATTTGGCTGAAAAGAACAGACCAGCCGGTTATTAATAAATGGTACAAAGGATATTTGACAGATCCTTTATATTATCACAAAGATACAAGAGGTGAAGGTTACGATCCATATCATGTTGGAAACAGCAGAGGAACCGGCGGTATCGGAGTCTGGGTAAATGACAGCCTGCAGGTTTCTCAAAATTTCATCTCTTCAAAAACGATTGCAGAAGGACCTCTACGTACAGTTTTTGAATTAAAATATAATTCTTGGAGTGAATATGGAATTCAGGAAACAAAACGTATTTCTTTAGATATTGGTTCAAATTTCTCTAAGTTTGAATCTACTTTCAAATCTGAAAAAGCAGTTCCCAATTATACAATAGGGATCTCTCTTCACAAAAATGAAGGCGAAACGAAATTAAATGATCAAAACGGCTGGTATCTTCACTGGGAGAAAATAGACGATGCCTATGTAGGAGAAGGAATTGTTATAGAGCCTTCTATTGTTGAAAAATCTTGGGCTAGGAAATCTAATGTTCCGGATCAGAGTAATGTATTGGTTGTAACTAAACCTCAAAATAAATTAACCTATTATGCCGGGTTTGCATGGCAGAAAAGCGGGCAGATCCAGAACCAAAAAGACTGGGAAAATCTCCTGCAGAGACAATCTCAGATCATTGCAAATCCATTAATTATTAAAGTTAAATAA
- a CDS encoding rhamnogalacturonan acetylesterase: MKNSFYKILSVAAVILVLASCRPQNNAKKEAVKQNKITHIYLIGDSTMADYTGDYEPGKDYMKVRYPITGWGQVFQQFFVKDSLASLKPGIATDSVIVSDRAHGGRSTRTFFQEGRWRYVYEHLQPNDYVIIQFGHNDGSEKHPDRYVNIQGYKEFLRLFVTQTRQKGGNPVILTPVARNYPWKDGQLQNVHGDYAQAPIDIAKEMNVPYIDLNKLSMDYFTQKGQDYVTSHYFMNLPAGTYEAYPNGQKDNTHFQPEGAKAAASIVYKEFKNIIKTNKNK, encoded by the coding sequence ATGAAAAACTCTTTTTATAAAATACTCTCAGTTGCTGCTGTTATTCTGGTTTTAGCTTCATGCCGGCCGCAAAATAATGCAAAGAAGGAAGCAGTAAAACAGAATAAAATCACCCACATTTATCTCATCGGAGATTCTACCATGGCAGATTATACTGGAGATTATGAGCCTGGAAAAGACTATATGAAGGTCCGTTACCCGATTACAGGATGGGGACAGGTCTTTCAACAGTTTTTTGTAAAAGACAGTTTAGCTTCTCTAAAACCGGGCATTGCAACAGATTCTGTGATCGTAAGTGATAGAGCACACGGCGGAAGAAGTACCAGAACATTTTTTCAGGAAGGAAGATGGAGATATGTTTACGAACACCTCCAGCCCAATGATTATGTGATCATACAGTTCGGGCATAATGACGGTTCAGAAAAACATCCGGACCGCTACGTAAACATTCAGGGATACAAAGAATTTTTACGGTTATTTGTTACCCAGACCAGACAAAAAGGGGGAAACCCTGTTATTCTGACCCCGGTGGCAAGAAATTATCCCTGGAAAGACGGGCAGCTCCAGAATGTCCACGGTGACTATGCTCAGGCTCCCATCGATATTGCAAAAGAGATGAATGTTCCTTACATTGACCTAAACAAACTGTCAATGGACTATTTTACCCAAAAAGGACAGGATTATGTGACCAGCCATTACTTTATGAACCTGCCTGCAGGAACTTATGAAGCCTATCCGAACGGGCAAAAAGACAACACCCATTTTCAGCCGGAAGGGGCAAAAGCAGCGGCATCAATTGTTTACAAAGAATTTAAAAATATAATTAAAACTAATAAAAATAAATAA
- a CDS encoding alpha/beta hydrolase: MIISRLTYISIFLLGITAFGQSTRPNASPYTNEGTYEKLKKKYPFITPLDRPVPANIGIDKDVEYANIDGISLKADVYYPLDKTQTYPGIALVHGAGWISGSKDNEKYMAQELASRGYVAIAVGYRLADTAKYPAGVEDIEQALKWLKKNKKKYSLNQHKMAVLGESAGAQMATLVGVKSKNKINVIINIDGIVSFIHPEAEESTYASYWLGGDRDVNLKKWTEASPLEYINKNTPPTLFINSSQPRFHAGRDDMMKKLKSFTILTEFHEIKDTPHSFWSTEPWFTETLNYTVGFLNKVLK; this comes from the coding sequence ATGATTATTAGCAGACTTACTTATATTTCTATTTTTTTGTTAGGGATCACAGCATTCGGTCAAAGCACAAGACCGAATGCTTCCCCTTACACTAATGAAGGAACCTATGAAAAATTAAAAAAGAAATATCCTTTCATCACTCCATTAGACAGACCTGTTCCCGCTAATATCGGCATCGATAAAGATGTAGAATATGCAAATATCGACGGAATATCATTAAAAGCTGATGTCTACTACCCTCTTGATAAAACACAAACGTACCCAGGCATTGCATTAGTTCATGGCGCCGGCTGGATTTCCGGAAGTAAGGATAATGAAAAATATATGGCCCAGGAACTGGCCTCACGAGGGTATGTAGCAATAGCCGTGGGATACCGTCTTGCTGATACTGCAAAATATCCAGCTGGTGTAGAAGATATAGAACAGGCTTTAAAATGGTTAAAGAAAAACAAGAAAAAATATTCTTTAAACCAGCATAAAATGGCTGTTTTAGGAGAATCGGCAGGTGCACAAATGGCCACTTTGGTCGGCGTAAAATCAAAAAATAAGATCAATGTCATTATTAACATAGACGGAATTGTTTCTTTTATTCATCCAGAAGCTGAAGAAAGCACTTATGCTTCTTACTGGCTGGGCGGAGACCGAGATGTGAACCTAAAAAAATGGACAGAAGCCTCTCCGTTAGAATATATTAACAAAAATACACCGCCTACCCTTTTCATCAACAGCTCACAGCCCCGATTTCATGCAGGAAGAGATGATATGATGAAAAAACTAAAAAGCTTTACGATTCTTACAGAATTTCATGAAATTAAAGACACCCCTCATTCATTTTGGAGTACAGAACCCTGGTTTACAGAAACATTGAATTATACAGTCGGATTTTTAAATAAAGTTTTGAAATAA
- a CDS encoding DUF6150 family protein, whose amino-acid sequence MKYLLIILLTVLGMKVKAQKVFSTQYSSDADVKVFVVEYESQADLKVYKVKYDSQAGKNNGRWFFTEYASQAKRKIYFVEYASQADLKIFFVEYDSQAGWRNNSKQYLLY is encoded by the coding sequence ATGAAATATTTACTGATAATTCTTCTTACTGTGCTGGGAATGAAAGTTAAAGCCCAGAAAGTATTTTCTACTCAATATTCTAGTGATGCAGATGTCAAAGTTTTTGTAGTTGAGTATGAAAGCCAGGCTGATCTGAAAGTTTATAAAGTGAAATATGACAGCCAGGCCGGGAAAAATAATGGAAGGTGGTTTTTTACTGAATATGCAAGCCAGGCAAAACGTAAAATATATTTTGTAGAATATGCAAGCCAGGCAGATTTGAAAATATTTTTTGTAGAATATGACAGCCAGGCCGGATGGAGAAATAATAGTAAACAATATTTACTTTATTGA
- a CDS encoding cupin domain-containing protein, with amino-acid sequence MKFKKEPFFDGSSEWEDLGGGISRQFIGYNSQVMMVIVKFEKDAVGALHQHFHSQITYVASGKFEVTVDGDTKILQKGDGFFAQPNIFHGVKCLEEGQLIDAFTPFREDFLNS; translated from the coding sequence ATGAAATTCAAAAAAGAACCATTTTTTGACGGCAGTTCTGAGTGGGAAGATTTAGGTGGCGGAATATCCCGTCAGTTCATTGGTTACAACTCACAGGTAATGATGGTGATTGTGAAATTTGAAAAAGACGCTGTCGGAGCTTTACACCAGCATTTCCATTCACAGATCACTTATGTTGCTTCTGGGAAGTTTGAAGTAACTGTTGATGGAGATACAAAGATTTTACAGAAAGGCGACGGATTTTTTGCACAGCCGAATATTTTTCATGGCGTGAAATGTTTGGAGGAAGGACAACTAATTGATGCTTTTACTCCATTTAGAGAGGATTTTCTTAATTCATAA
- a CDS encoding glycoside hydrolase family 28 protein: MKKSFKIAGFLAVMMLSGQIQAQNMDIYKNIEFKMPQVAETSFAANTVTITQYGGTAGGKVKNTEAFKKAIEDLSKKGGGKLVVPRGMWLTGPIELKSNINLHVEEGAFIVFSRDKDDYPLVDVSFEGLNTVRCQSPISAKNASNIAITGKGVIDGSGDAWRAVKKGKLAESEWKQIVASGGILSSDGKTWYPSESYKKGFESSSNFNVPDKISKDELKTVKDFLRPVMVSLAGCDKVLLDGPTFQNSPAWNLHPLMCTNVILRNLTVRNPWFSQNGDGVDLESCKNVLIYDNTFDVGDDAICIKSGKDEDGRKRGMPTENVIIKNNVVYHGHGGFVIGSEMSGGARNIQVSDCTFIGTDIGLRFKTTRGRGGIVENIYIKNIDMINIPTQVIGFNMFYEGSSPVLEDGQKQEGNKAPEKVYPVTEETPIFRNIYFKNINAVNSFEAVTLNGLAEMNLKNIVIEDSQFDTKKALTIVDADGITLKNVTLKYSEGTGAVIYNSKNINLSTVKFESQNKPLIKILGSKTGAVLLPKEITADKNALTISKDTPKNAVK, from the coding sequence ATGAAGAAGTCGTTTAAAATTGCTGGTTTCTTAGCTGTCATGATGCTTTCCGGACAGATACAGGCTCAGAACATGGATATTTATAAGAATATTGAGTTTAAAATGCCTCAGGTCGCAGAGACTTCTTTCGCTGCAAATACAGTAACCATCACCCAATACGGAGGTACGGCAGGCGGGAAAGTAAAAAATACAGAAGCGTTCAAAAAAGCAATTGAAGACCTCAGCAAAAAAGGAGGGGGTAAATTGGTCGTTCCAAGAGGAATGTGGCTAACCGGCCCTATAGAATTAAAAAGCAATATCAATCTTCACGTAGAAGAAGGTGCCTTTATTGTTTTCAGCAGAGATAAAGACGATTATCCTTTGGTAGACGTAAGTTTTGAAGGATTAAATACAGTCCGCTGCCAGTCTCCGATTTCTGCAAAAAATGCATCCAATATTGCGATCACAGGAAAAGGAGTGATCGATGGAAGCGGAGATGCATGGAGAGCCGTTAAAAAAGGAAAATTAGCAGAATCTGAATGGAAACAGATCGTTGCTTCAGGCGGGATCTTATCTTCAGACGGCAAGACCTGGTATCCTTCAGAAAGTTATAAAAAAGGATTTGAGAGCAGTTCAAATTTCAATGTTCCAGACAAAATTTCTAAAGATGAATTGAAAACTGTAAAAGATTTTCTCCGTCCGGTAATGGTAAGCCTGGCAGGCTGCGACAAAGTTCTTTTGGACGGGCCTACTTTCCAGAATTCACCCGCCTGGAATCTTCATCCATTGATGTGCACAAACGTTATATTGAGAAACCTTACCGTTAGAAATCCTTGGTTTTCCCAAAACGGCGACGGGGTAGATTTAGAATCTTGTAAAAATGTACTGATCTACGACAATACTTTCGATGTAGGAGACGATGCGATCTGCATTAAATCAGGAAAAGATGAAGACGGAAGAAAAAGAGGAATGCCTACTGAAAATGTAATCATTAAAAATAATGTGGTATATCACGGCCATGGAGGTTTCGTTATTGGAAGTGAAATGTCCGGCGGTGCAAGAAATATTCAGGTTTCAGACTGTACTTTCATCGGAACAGACATCGGACTCCGTTTTAAAACAACCCGCGGAAGAGGCGGTATCGTAGAAAACATTTATATCAAAAATATCGATATGATCAATATCCCGACTCAGGTTATCGGATTTAATATGTTCTACGAAGGAAGCTCTCCAGTTTTAGAAGATGGACAAAAACAGGAAGGAAACAAAGCTCCTGAAAAAGTATATCCCGTAACAGAAGAAACTCCGATATTCAGAAATATTTATTTCAAAAATATCAATGCAGTCAATTCTTTTGAGGCTGTCACTTTAAACGGTCTGGCCGAAATGAATCTTAAAAACATAGTGATTGAAGATTCTCAGTTTGATACTAAAAAAGCATTAACGATAGTAGATGCAGACGGCATTACATTAAAAAATGTTACTCTTAAATATTCTGAAGGAACGGGAGCAGTCATTTACAACAGTAAAAATATCAATTTATCGACGGTAAAATTTGAATCTCAAAATAAGCCGCTGATCAAAATTTTAGGCAGTAAAACTGGTGCTGTACTGCTTCCTAAAGAAATTACAGCAGACAAAAATGCGCTGACTATTTCAAAAGACACCCCTAAAAATGCAGTTAAATAA
- a CDS encoding rhamnogalacturonan acetylesterase yields the protein MNKKFLIILYFLVPVFLFAQQKPTLFLIGDSTMANKENPDKNPEHGWGQMIPEFMTSGIEIQNHAVNGRSSKSFRTEGRWDKVMKQLKKGDFVIIQFGHNDEKITDSVRFTNPYTQYRANLERYVQEAREKGAVPILMTSIVRRNFNENGVLVDTHKEYPFVARLTANDLKVPLVDLQLLTEQLEISYGPENSKKLHLHYKKGETAYYPEGKDDDTHLSKLGAESVAKLAVNALKNLKTGLEKYIK from the coding sequence ATGAATAAAAAATTTCTCATCATACTCTATTTTCTAGTGCCCGTATTTCTATTCGCACAGCAAAAACCAACTTTATTCCTCATCGGCGATTCCACCATGGCCAATAAGGAAAATCCTGATAAAAATCCCGAACACGGATGGGGACAAATGATTCCTGAATTCATGACTTCAGGAATTGAAATTCAAAACCATGCGGTAAATGGAAGAAGCTCTAAGAGTTTTAGAACAGAAGGAAGATGGGATAAAGTAATGAAACAGCTTAAAAAAGGAGATTTTGTGATCATTCAATTCGGGCATAATGATGAAAAAATAACTGACTCTGTGCGCTTCACCAATCCTTATACTCAGTACAGAGCCAATCTGGAAAGATATGTACAGGAAGCTAGAGAGAAAGGAGCTGTTCCCATTTTAATGACCTCTATTGTCCGAAGAAATTTTAATGAAAACGGCGTTTTAGTAGATACCCACAAAGAATATCCTTTCGTGGCAAGACTGACAGCTAATGATTTAAAAGTTCCTCTGGTTGACTTACAATTATTGACAGAACAACTGGAGATTTCTTACGGACCCGAAAATTCAAAAAAACTTCATCTGCATTATAAAAAAGGAGAAACAGCATATTATCCTGAAGGAAAAGATGATGATACCCATTTATCAAAATTAGGAGCGGAATCTGTTGCAAAGCTGGCAGTGAACGCTTTGAAAAATTTGAAAACAGGATTGGAAAAATATATTAAATAA
- a CDS encoding pectinesterase family protein has translation MKKLFLILLVLISRFLLAGNSPYLKITVAKDGSGDFTSIQNAVNSVRDLGPAEALIFIKAGIYNEKVVIPSSKHKITLQGENKENTVLTHNDYSGKLNTSNEKMTTFNSYTLLVIADDIKISDLTIQNSSCNEGQAVSLHVEGDRFIIKNSKILGCQDTLYAATNHSRQYYENCYIEGTTDFIFGQAAAVFKNCTIKSLADSYITAAATEADRKYGFVFFDCKLTAKDGITKVYLGRPWRPYAKTVFINSEMGQHILAEGWNPWKGDKMFPDKEKTCFYAEYGSKGDGAGTSGRVSWSHQLTKKDLKKYTIEKIFDGWKPK, from the coding sequence ATGAAAAAATTATTTTTAATTCTTTTGGTTTTGATTTCCCGGTTTCTTCTGGCTGGAAATTCTCCATACCTAAAAATTACCGTCGCAAAAGACGGAAGCGGAGATTTCACCTCTATTCAGAATGCTGTAAATTCTGTGAGAGATCTCGGGCCTGCAGAAGCTTTGATCTTCATTAAAGCCGGAATCTACAATGAAAAAGTAGTGATTCCTTCTTCAAAACATAAGATCACGCTGCAGGGTGAAAATAAAGAGAATACGGTGCTCACCCACAATGATTATTCAGGGAAATTAAACACATCTAATGAAAAAATGACAACGTTTAATTCCTATACTTTATTGGTAATAGCTGACGATATTAAGATCAGTGATCTTACCATTCAAAACAGCTCCTGTAATGAAGGTCAGGCAGTTTCGCTTCATGTGGAAGGTGACCGTTTCATCATAAAAAATTCAAAAATTCTAGGCTGTCAGGACACTCTTTATGCTGCAACCAACCACAGCAGACAATATTATGAAAACTGCTATATTGAAGGAACAACTGATTTTATTTTTGGGCAGGCTGCAGCTGTTTTTAAAAACTGCACCATTAAAAGTCTGGCAGATTCTTACATCACGGCAGCAGCAACTGAAGCTGACAGGAAATATGGTTTTGTCTTCTTTGACTGTAAACTGACCGCGAAAGACGGCATTACAAAAGTCTACCTCGGAAGACCCTGGAGACCTTATGCTAAAACAGTTTTTATTAATTCAGAAATGGGGCAACACATCCTTGCTGAAGGCTGGAATCCCTGGAAAGGCGATAAAATGTTCCCGGATAAAGAGAAAACCTGCTTTTATGCAGAGTATGGAAGTAAGGGTGACGGGGCAGGTACTTCAGGCCGAGTAAGCTGGTCACATCAATTAACTAAGAAGGATTTGAAAAAATATACAATAGAAAAAATATTTGACGGCTGGAAACCAAAGTAA